One region of Daphnia pulicaria isolate SC F1-1A chromosome 7, SC_F0-13Bv2, whole genome shotgun sequence genomic DNA includes:
- the LOC124348362 gene encoding rho GTPase-activating protein 12-like isoform X3 — protein MDTHRGVCLCKRADAPVLQWLRSIRYQTASEDTVSHSVRVKDLIKSKIIQSIGVDDDMSRTWIRSLCPCFRDSNAPTEEQDQRLNLLTNQLSTASNLTLPKGECSIFSIEDSPRHVSPGRDQVASESTGAADLSREIEEKLVIVQPEVVVQTRKRLIVRQPNLPRISEATDSCFNQVVEEDLKFARHTWIHFSQCFEIDFCLQPPTPSTDRRPQLYSELCDGDDAASPLVEDARSRQHQRHSWPAVLTTRQRRSRCQWLSQSSVFLSFERNEGEVTEEKNFVARILLHNSQSQTLEPQRVLTCANASEAFSWNDALVLRNRLSHPNDLAQWYTSLDNEGRVFFYEDDSSDSLWSLPQVTSVPALTSTESEPQGIQQGVYYPKGREFSPKMNEQMTVAPVSTSKWDMVRQRTSKADRNSKTQSMVLTNFSGCLDNIAVENVSGETSRVTFLAPSKTASLPRNIQPQWPNLQGGSIVSDYLKNLDIRVLQQGFLHKTKLTDNGKKIRKNWTSSWVVLTDLFLFLFKESSAKTSNTAAGSSTGTNKPELCVDLNGATIEWAAVKSSRKGVFQVWTLLGVQLLLQDEDETNAVVWFNEIKRAIQQLPCGTKVETTNHYPSPHSSPLIGSKPKKLLLEKSFSPVESRHKCNDSLTQYLSPPSPDSPVSFSNSSSLMKQGSRKNKLGRTKSTKVPFLGSTEDLTAVAPGSSRERQDNLRDKLRKFFVRRPTVDLLVKKGIWKDEPVFGCHLSALCNFDGSTVPKFVQQVIQLIESKQENMKADGIYRASGNLSQIQKIRCQVDQYNWAILEIEDDVHVLTGCLKLFFRELKEPLIPCPLFEKALQATNYQGPNPERIRRYRDIAESLPTENYDTLQYLLQHLLKITVYREYNRMHISNLAIVFGPTLMWAATVSNNLALDMMQQNLVVEALLNNYHNIFNR, from the exons ATGGACACTCACCGAGGAGTTTGCCTGTGTAAAAGAGCCGACGCGCCCGTCCTTCAATGGCTGCGCTCCATCCGTTACCAAACGGCCAGTGAAGATACTGTTTCTCATTCGGTACGAGTAAAAGATTTGATCAAAAGTAAAATCATTCAATCCATCGGGGTTGACGATGACATGAGTAGAACCTGGATACGGTCACTTTGCCCATGTTTCCGCGATTCCAATGCCCCAACCGAAGAACAGGATCAACGTTTGAATTTACTGACAAACCAGTTGAGTACAGCAAGTAATTTAACCCTTCCAAAGGGTGAATGCAGCATCTTCTCGATCGAGGACTCTCCACGTCACGTTTCGCCTGGCCGTGATCAAGTCGCTTCTGAATCAACTGGCGCTGCCGATTTAAGTCGAGAAATCGAAGAGAAATTGGTCATTGTTCAGCCAGAAGTGGTGGTGCAGACGAGAAAAAGACTTATTGTCCGTCAGCCGAATCTGCCACGCATTTCTGAAGCTACCGACAGCTGCTTCAACCAAGTGGTTGAAGAAGATTTGAAATTTGCTCGACATACTTGGATTCATTTCTCCCAATGTTTCGAGATTGATTTCTGCCTCCAGCCACCGACGCCCAGCACGGATAGACGCCCTCAGCTATATTCGGAACTTTGTGATGGAGATGATGCGGCGTCGCCGTTAGTAGAGGACGCTAGATCTAGGCAGCATCAGCGACATTCTTGGCCCGCCGTCTTGACGACAAGGCAGCGTCGTTCCCGTTGCCAATGGCTCAGCCAGTCAAGTGTTTTCCTTTCATTCGAAAGAAACGAAGGAGAAGtaacagaagaaaagaatttcgttGCCCGCATCCTGTTGCACAACAGCCAATCGCAGACGCTGGAGCCGCAGCGTGTCCTCACATGCGCCAATGCCTCTGAGGCGTTTTCCTGGAACGACGCACTTGTTCTGCGAAATCGACTATCTCATCCCAACGATCTAGCTCAG TGGTATACATCACTAGACAACGAGGGCCGCGTCTTTTTCTACGAAGATGATAGCAGCGATTCTCTGTGGTCCCTTCCTCAAGTCACATCCGTTCCCGCTTTGACGTCAACAGAGAGTGAACCG CAGGGTATTCAGCAAGGCGTTTATTATCCTAAAGGGAGAGAATTCAGTCCCAAAATGAATGAACAAATGACAGTCGCCCCCGTGTCTACATCCAAATGGGATATGGTCCGTCAAAGAACGTCGAAAGCCGATCGCAACAGCAAAACTCAATCAATGGTCTTGACTAACTTCag TGGATGTCTCGATAACATTGCAGTCGAGAATGTAAGTGGAGAGACCAGTCGTGTAACGTTCTTAGCCCCGTCCAAGACGGCATCACTACCTCGCAATATTCAGCCACAATGGCCTAATTTGCAAGGGGGTAGCATCGTAAGTGATTACCTGAAAAATCTTGATATC CGAGTTCTGCAACAGGGTTTCCTACACAAAACCAAACTGACTGATAACGGCAagaaaatccgtaaaaattgGACTTCCTCTTGGGTGGTCCTGACGgatttgttcctttttctcttcaaagAATCCTC GGCGAAAACGTCTAACACAGCCGCTGGATCGTCCACAGGAACCAACAAGCCGGAATTATGCgtggatttgaacggggcgaCGATCGAGTGGGCGGCCGTCAAATCCAGTCGCAAAGGAGTTTTCCAAGTGTGGACGCTCCTCGGCGTCCAGCTCTTGTTGCAAGACGAGGATGAAACCAACGCTGTTGTATGGTTTAATGAGATTAAACGAGCCATTCAGCAATTGCCTTGTGGGACAAAAG TAGAAACTACCAATCACTACCCTTCACCGCATTCGTCGCCTTTGATTGGTTCGAAACCCAAGAAATTGTTGTTGGAAAAGAGTTTCTCACCGGTGGAATCGAGGCACAAATGCAACGATTCGCTAACACAATATTTAAGTCCTCCTTCGCCCGACTCACCAGTGAGCTTCAGCAATAGCAGCAGTCTGATGAAGCAAGGCAgcaggaaaaacaaattgggaCGGACCAAATCCACAAAAGTTCCTTTCCTTGGCAGTACGGAGGATTTGACTGCGGTTGCACCAGGATCCAGCCGGGAAAGACAAGATAACTTGAGAGACAAGCTGCGGAAATTCTTCGTCCGCCGCCCAACTGTCGATTTACTCGTCAAGAAAGGCATTTGGAAGGATGAGCCTGTTTTTGGTTGCCATTTGTCCGCCCTATGCAACTTCGACGGGTCGACGGTGCCCAAATTTGTACAGCAAGTGATCCAGCTGATTGAGAGCAAACAGGAGAACATGAAAGCGGATGGAATCTATCGAGCCAGCGGCAATCTCTCGCAAATTCAAAAGATTCGTTGTCAG GTGGATCAGTACAATTGGGCCATTTTGGAAATCGAAGACGACGTTCATGTATTAACAGGTTGCCTGAAGCTCTTTTTTCGTGAACTTAAAGAGCCGCTTATTCCTTGCCCACTTTTTGAGAAAGCCCTTCAGGCCACCAATTATCAGGGACCCAATCCGGAACGAATACGTCGATATCGAG ACATCGCCGAGTCATTGCCGACAGAGAACTATGACACGTTGCAGTATCTGTTGCAGCATTTGCTCAAAATCACGGTATACCGCGAGTACAACCGGATGCACATCTCCAATTTAGCCATTGTTTTTGGACCGACTCTGATGTGGGCTGCAACCGTCTCCAACAACCTGGCGTTGGACATGATGCAACAAAACCTGGTTGTTGAAGCGTTGCTAAACAACTACCACAATATTTTCAACAGGTGA
- the LOC124348362 gene encoding rho GTPase-activating protein 12-like isoform X2 codes for MDTHRGVCLCKRADAPVLQWLRSIRYQTASEDTVSHSVRVKDLIKSKIIQSIGVDDDMSRTWIRSLCPCFRDSNAPTEEQDQRLNLLTNQLSTASNLTLPKGECSIFSIEDSPRHVSPGRDQVASESTGAADLSREIEEKLVIVQPEVVVQTRKRLIVRQPNLPRISEATDSCFNQVVEEDLKFARHTWIHFSQCFEIDFCLQPPTPSTDRRPQLYSELCDGDDAASPLVEDARSRQHQRHSWPAVLTTRQRRSRCQWLSQSSVFLSFERNEGEVTEEKNFVARILLHNSQSQTLEPQRVLTCANASEAFSWNDALVLRNRLSHPNDLAQWYTSLDNEGRVFFYEDDSSDSLWSLPQVTSVPALTSTESEPKQQGIQQGVYYPKGREFSPKMNEQMTVAPVSTSKWDMVRQRTSKADRNSKTQSMVLTNFSGCLDNIAVENVSGETSRVTFLAPSKTASLPRNIQPQWPNLQGGSIVSDYLKNLDIRVLQQGFLHKTKLTDNGKKIRKNWTSSWVVLTDLFLFLFKESSAKTSNTAAGSSTGTNKPELCVDLNGATIEWAAVKSSRKGVFQVWTLLGVQLLLQDEDETNAVVWFNEIKRAIQQLPCGTKETTNHYPSPHSSPLIGSKPKKLLLEKSFSPVESRHKCNDSLTQYLSPPSPDSPVSFSNSSSLMKQGSRKNKLGRTKSTKVPFLGSTEDLTAVAPGSSRERQDNLRDKLRKFFVRRPTVDLLVKKGIWKDEPVFGCHLSALCNFDGSTVPKFVQQVIQLIESKQENMKADGIYRASGNLSQIQKIRCQVDQYNWAILEIEDDVHVLTGCLKLFFRELKEPLIPCPLFEKALQATNYQGPNPERIRRYRDIAESLPTENYDTLQYLLQHLLKITVYREYNRMHISNLAIVFGPTLMWAATVSNNLALDMMQQNLVVEALLNNYHNIFNR; via the exons ATGGACACTCACCGAGGAGTTTGCCTGTGTAAAAGAGCCGACGCGCCCGTCCTTCAATGGCTGCGCTCCATCCGTTACCAAACGGCCAGTGAAGATACTGTTTCTCATTCGGTACGAGTAAAAGATTTGATCAAAAGTAAAATCATTCAATCCATCGGGGTTGACGATGACATGAGTAGAACCTGGATACGGTCACTTTGCCCATGTTTCCGCGATTCCAATGCCCCAACCGAAGAACAGGATCAACGTTTGAATTTACTGACAAACCAGTTGAGTACAGCAAGTAATTTAACCCTTCCAAAGGGTGAATGCAGCATCTTCTCGATCGAGGACTCTCCACGTCACGTTTCGCCTGGCCGTGATCAAGTCGCTTCTGAATCAACTGGCGCTGCCGATTTAAGTCGAGAAATCGAAGAGAAATTGGTCATTGTTCAGCCAGAAGTGGTGGTGCAGACGAGAAAAAGACTTATTGTCCGTCAGCCGAATCTGCCACGCATTTCTGAAGCTACCGACAGCTGCTTCAACCAAGTGGTTGAAGAAGATTTGAAATTTGCTCGACATACTTGGATTCATTTCTCCCAATGTTTCGAGATTGATTTCTGCCTCCAGCCACCGACGCCCAGCACGGATAGACGCCCTCAGCTATATTCGGAACTTTGTGATGGAGATGATGCGGCGTCGCCGTTAGTAGAGGACGCTAGATCTAGGCAGCATCAGCGACATTCTTGGCCCGCCGTCTTGACGACAAGGCAGCGTCGTTCCCGTTGCCAATGGCTCAGCCAGTCAAGTGTTTTCCTTTCATTCGAAAGAAACGAAGGAGAAGtaacagaagaaaagaatttcgttGCCCGCATCCTGTTGCACAACAGCCAATCGCAGACGCTGGAGCCGCAGCGTGTCCTCACATGCGCCAATGCCTCTGAGGCGTTTTCCTGGAACGACGCACTTGTTCTGCGAAATCGACTATCTCATCCCAACGATCTAGCTCAG TGGTATACATCACTAGACAACGAGGGCCGCGTCTTTTTCTACGAAGATGATAGCAGCGATTCTCTGTGGTCCCTTCCTCAAGTCACATCCGTTCCCGCTTTGACGTCAACAGAGAGTGAACCG AAACAGCAGGGTATTCAGCAAGGCGTTTATTATCCTAAAGGGAGAGAATTCAGTCCCAAAATGAATGAACAAATGACAGTCGCCCCCGTGTCTACATCCAAATGGGATATGGTCCGTCAAAGAACGTCGAAAGCCGATCGCAACAGCAAAACTCAATCAATGGTCTTGACTAACTTCag TGGATGTCTCGATAACATTGCAGTCGAGAATGTAAGTGGAGAGACCAGTCGTGTAACGTTCTTAGCCCCGTCCAAGACGGCATCACTACCTCGCAATATTCAGCCACAATGGCCTAATTTGCAAGGGGGTAGCATCGTAAGTGATTACCTGAAAAATCTTGATATC CGAGTTCTGCAACAGGGTTTCCTACACAAAACCAAACTGACTGATAACGGCAagaaaatccgtaaaaattgGACTTCCTCTTGGGTGGTCCTGACGgatttgttcctttttctcttcaaagAATCCTC GGCGAAAACGTCTAACACAGCCGCTGGATCGTCCACAGGAACCAACAAGCCGGAATTATGCgtggatttgaacggggcgaCGATCGAGTGGGCGGCCGTCAAATCCAGTCGCAAAGGAGTTTTCCAAGTGTGGACGCTCCTCGGCGTCCAGCTCTTGTTGCAAGACGAGGATGAAACCAACGCTGTTGTATGGTTTAATGAGATTAAACGAGCCATTCAGCAATTGCCTTGTGGGACAAAAG AAACTACCAATCACTACCCTTCACCGCATTCGTCGCCTTTGATTGGTTCGAAACCCAAGAAATTGTTGTTGGAAAAGAGTTTCTCACCGGTGGAATCGAGGCACAAATGCAACGATTCGCTAACACAATATTTAAGTCCTCCTTCGCCCGACTCACCAGTGAGCTTCAGCAATAGCAGCAGTCTGATGAAGCAAGGCAgcaggaaaaacaaattgggaCGGACCAAATCCACAAAAGTTCCTTTCCTTGGCAGTACGGAGGATTTGACTGCGGTTGCACCAGGATCCAGCCGGGAAAGACAAGATAACTTGAGAGACAAGCTGCGGAAATTCTTCGTCCGCCGCCCAACTGTCGATTTACTCGTCAAGAAAGGCATTTGGAAGGATGAGCCTGTTTTTGGTTGCCATTTGTCCGCCCTATGCAACTTCGACGGGTCGACGGTGCCCAAATTTGTACAGCAAGTGATCCAGCTGATTGAGAGCAAACAGGAGAACATGAAAGCGGATGGAATCTATCGAGCCAGCGGCAATCTCTCGCAAATTCAAAAGATTCGTTGTCAG GTGGATCAGTACAATTGGGCCATTTTGGAAATCGAAGACGACGTTCATGTATTAACAGGTTGCCTGAAGCTCTTTTTTCGTGAACTTAAAGAGCCGCTTATTCCTTGCCCACTTTTTGAGAAAGCCCTTCAGGCCACCAATTATCAGGGACCCAATCCGGAACGAATACGTCGATATCGAG ACATCGCCGAGTCATTGCCGACAGAGAACTATGACACGTTGCAGTATCTGTTGCAGCATTTGCTCAAAATCACGGTATACCGCGAGTACAACCGGATGCACATCTCCAATTTAGCCATTGTTTTTGGACCGACTCTGATGTGGGCTGCAACCGTCTCCAACAACCTGGCGTTGGACATGATGCAACAAAACCTGGTTGTTGAAGCGTTGCTAAACAACTACCACAATATTTTCAACAGGTGA
- the LOC124348362 gene encoding rho GTPase-activating protein 12-like isoform X1: MDTHRGVCLCKRADAPVLQWLRSIRYQTASEDTVSHSVRVKDLIKSKIIQSIGVDDDMSRTWIRSLCPCFRDSNAPTEEQDQRLNLLTNQLSTASNLTLPKGECSIFSIEDSPRHVSPGRDQVASESTGAADLSREIEEKLVIVQPEVVVQTRKRLIVRQPNLPRISEATDSCFNQVVEEDLKFARHTWIHFSQCFEIDFCLQPPTPSTDRRPQLYSELCDGDDAASPLVEDARSRQHQRHSWPAVLTTRQRRSRCQWLSQSSVFLSFERNEGEVTEEKNFVARILLHNSQSQTLEPQRVLTCANASEAFSWNDALVLRNRLSHPNDLAQWYTSLDNEGRVFFYEDDSSDSLWSLPQVTSVPALTSTESEPKQQGIQQGVYYPKGREFSPKMNEQMTVAPVSTSKWDMVRQRTSKADRNSKTQSMVLTNFSGCLDNIAVENVSGETSRVTFLAPSKTASLPRNIQPQWPNLQGGSIVSDYLKNLDIRVLQQGFLHKTKLTDNGKKIRKNWTSSWVVLTDLFLFLFKESSAKTSNTAAGSSTGTNKPELCVDLNGATIEWAAVKSSRKGVFQVWTLLGVQLLLQDEDETNAVVWFNEIKRAIQQLPCGTKVETTNHYPSPHSSPLIGSKPKKLLLEKSFSPVESRHKCNDSLTQYLSPPSPDSPVSFSNSSSLMKQGSRKNKLGRTKSTKVPFLGSTEDLTAVAPGSSRERQDNLRDKLRKFFVRRPTVDLLVKKGIWKDEPVFGCHLSALCNFDGSTVPKFVQQVIQLIESKQENMKADGIYRASGNLSQIQKIRCQVDQYNWAILEIEDDVHVLTGCLKLFFRELKEPLIPCPLFEKALQATNYQGPNPERIRRYRDIAESLPTENYDTLQYLLQHLLKITVYREYNRMHISNLAIVFGPTLMWAATVSNNLALDMMQQNLVVEALLNNYHNIFNR, from the exons ATGGACACTCACCGAGGAGTTTGCCTGTGTAAAAGAGCCGACGCGCCCGTCCTTCAATGGCTGCGCTCCATCCGTTACCAAACGGCCAGTGAAGATACTGTTTCTCATTCGGTACGAGTAAAAGATTTGATCAAAAGTAAAATCATTCAATCCATCGGGGTTGACGATGACATGAGTAGAACCTGGATACGGTCACTTTGCCCATGTTTCCGCGATTCCAATGCCCCAACCGAAGAACAGGATCAACGTTTGAATTTACTGACAAACCAGTTGAGTACAGCAAGTAATTTAACCCTTCCAAAGGGTGAATGCAGCATCTTCTCGATCGAGGACTCTCCACGTCACGTTTCGCCTGGCCGTGATCAAGTCGCTTCTGAATCAACTGGCGCTGCCGATTTAAGTCGAGAAATCGAAGAGAAATTGGTCATTGTTCAGCCAGAAGTGGTGGTGCAGACGAGAAAAAGACTTATTGTCCGTCAGCCGAATCTGCCACGCATTTCTGAAGCTACCGACAGCTGCTTCAACCAAGTGGTTGAAGAAGATTTGAAATTTGCTCGACATACTTGGATTCATTTCTCCCAATGTTTCGAGATTGATTTCTGCCTCCAGCCACCGACGCCCAGCACGGATAGACGCCCTCAGCTATATTCGGAACTTTGTGATGGAGATGATGCGGCGTCGCCGTTAGTAGAGGACGCTAGATCTAGGCAGCATCAGCGACATTCTTGGCCCGCCGTCTTGACGACAAGGCAGCGTCGTTCCCGTTGCCAATGGCTCAGCCAGTCAAGTGTTTTCCTTTCATTCGAAAGAAACGAAGGAGAAGtaacagaagaaaagaatttcgttGCCCGCATCCTGTTGCACAACAGCCAATCGCAGACGCTGGAGCCGCAGCGTGTCCTCACATGCGCCAATGCCTCTGAGGCGTTTTCCTGGAACGACGCACTTGTTCTGCGAAATCGACTATCTCATCCCAACGATCTAGCTCAG TGGTATACATCACTAGACAACGAGGGCCGCGTCTTTTTCTACGAAGATGATAGCAGCGATTCTCTGTGGTCCCTTCCTCAAGTCACATCCGTTCCCGCTTTGACGTCAACAGAGAGTGAACCG AAACAGCAGGGTATTCAGCAAGGCGTTTATTATCCTAAAGGGAGAGAATTCAGTCCCAAAATGAATGAACAAATGACAGTCGCCCCCGTGTCTACATCCAAATGGGATATGGTCCGTCAAAGAACGTCGAAAGCCGATCGCAACAGCAAAACTCAATCAATGGTCTTGACTAACTTCag TGGATGTCTCGATAACATTGCAGTCGAGAATGTAAGTGGAGAGACCAGTCGTGTAACGTTCTTAGCCCCGTCCAAGACGGCATCACTACCTCGCAATATTCAGCCACAATGGCCTAATTTGCAAGGGGGTAGCATCGTAAGTGATTACCTGAAAAATCTTGATATC CGAGTTCTGCAACAGGGTTTCCTACACAAAACCAAACTGACTGATAACGGCAagaaaatccgtaaaaattgGACTTCCTCTTGGGTGGTCCTGACGgatttgttcctttttctcttcaaagAATCCTC GGCGAAAACGTCTAACACAGCCGCTGGATCGTCCACAGGAACCAACAAGCCGGAATTATGCgtggatttgaacggggcgaCGATCGAGTGGGCGGCCGTCAAATCCAGTCGCAAAGGAGTTTTCCAAGTGTGGACGCTCCTCGGCGTCCAGCTCTTGTTGCAAGACGAGGATGAAACCAACGCTGTTGTATGGTTTAATGAGATTAAACGAGCCATTCAGCAATTGCCTTGTGGGACAAAAG TAGAAACTACCAATCACTACCCTTCACCGCATTCGTCGCCTTTGATTGGTTCGAAACCCAAGAAATTGTTGTTGGAAAAGAGTTTCTCACCGGTGGAATCGAGGCACAAATGCAACGATTCGCTAACACAATATTTAAGTCCTCCTTCGCCCGACTCACCAGTGAGCTTCAGCAATAGCAGCAGTCTGATGAAGCAAGGCAgcaggaaaaacaaattgggaCGGACCAAATCCACAAAAGTTCCTTTCCTTGGCAGTACGGAGGATTTGACTGCGGTTGCACCAGGATCCAGCCGGGAAAGACAAGATAACTTGAGAGACAAGCTGCGGAAATTCTTCGTCCGCCGCCCAACTGTCGATTTACTCGTCAAGAAAGGCATTTGGAAGGATGAGCCTGTTTTTGGTTGCCATTTGTCCGCCCTATGCAACTTCGACGGGTCGACGGTGCCCAAATTTGTACAGCAAGTGATCCAGCTGATTGAGAGCAAACAGGAGAACATGAAAGCGGATGGAATCTATCGAGCCAGCGGCAATCTCTCGCAAATTCAAAAGATTCGTTGTCAG GTGGATCAGTACAATTGGGCCATTTTGGAAATCGAAGACGACGTTCATGTATTAACAGGTTGCCTGAAGCTCTTTTTTCGTGAACTTAAAGAGCCGCTTATTCCTTGCCCACTTTTTGAGAAAGCCCTTCAGGCCACCAATTATCAGGGACCCAATCCGGAACGAATACGTCGATATCGAG ACATCGCCGAGTCATTGCCGACAGAGAACTATGACACGTTGCAGTATCTGTTGCAGCATTTGCTCAAAATCACGGTATACCGCGAGTACAACCGGATGCACATCTCCAATTTAGCCATTGTTTTTGGACCGACTCTGATGTGGGCTGCAACCGTCTCCAACAACCTGGCGTTGGACATGATGCAACAAAACCTGGTTGTTGAAGCGTTGCTAAACAACTACCACAATATTTTCAACAGGTGA